The Oncorhynchus gorbuscha isolate QuinsamMale2020 ecotype Even-year linkage group LG04, OgorEven_v1.0, whole genome shotgun sequence genome includes the window AACAGCCTCCGTCAGTGTCAGCATCAGCTGGCCTTGGAAGAGGGACTTAGATCAGACCCCTCCTTCCACTGTCAGCTGTGCTCCACCTTTCACCTGGACCTCCCCTTCACTCAGGGATTCTGCATAATATGGCCTCGCTGCCCTTCCTGGGGCATCTGGCCCAGTTGCACCGCCTGCTGACCCATATGGGCCTGGCCGTGTTGGAGCCCCTCAGTGTCATGTTGGTGCTGCTGCTCGGCCCCATGATCACGACCGTGACCGcgccccatccccctctcaccaTGGTGATCGTGACCATGGCGGTTGCCATTGTGACCGTGACCATGGTGATGATGGCCGTGTCCACCATGAGTTGTCTCCCTTCCGGTGACTGGCTTCTCTCCCTCAGGCTTCACCTCTACTGTCCTGTTGCACTCTGCTGGGATCTCCTTGCTCTGTGTGGGGGAAAAGAGGGGTCTCGGTTTGTTTTCCATAACTCAGAGCTAATTCTCACATACAAACAGACacggccagtgtgtgtgtgtgtgtgtgtgtgtatacaaacacagacacgcccagtgtgtgtgtacacgtgtacCTCATACGTGCAGTCCCCACAGACGCGTGTGCAGTAGGTCTCCTTGATGGCGTTCTCTACATAGGGAGTACCCAGGATGGAGTAGGGCAGGGAGATATGGTAGGTCAGACGACCACATctgggtgagagacagagagagaagagagcgagagaaggataATTGTTAGGGGAACAGACAGCATGATGAGCACGGTTTGGATTTCTGAGAAGACTGACCGCAGACAGACCACAGTCTGGAGCTGACCTGTCATAGATGAGGAAGTCATCCTTCTCTCCGGCCAGGATCTGCCACACGTCTTCCTGTTTGGGCTGTTGTTTGTATAGCGTGATGTTTTCAGACAGTTTCTGCCTCAGCAGGGTGTGTAGGCGCTGGGCCTGCTCCCCCTGGTGGTTCACCACCATATAGGTCACATTCTCCAGACCTTGACCCTCCAGCTTCAGGCGCAGCCCATCCAATCTGCTCAGAGGAACACGACAGGGAAGTGAAACGTGAGGATACGGAGAGATGGTCAAAAGTAATCACCAAATAACAAAAAGAA containing:
- the LOC124034082 gene encoding selenoprotein Pa isoform X2, yielding MWAGLSLLLALCLLPGGGTESEGEGTRCKQPPGWSIGEVEPMKEVIGQVTVVALLQASULFCLVQASLLDGLRLKLEGQGLENVTYMVVNHQGEQAQRLHTLLRQKLSENITLYKQQPKQEDVWQILAGEKDDFLIYDRCGRLTYHISLPYSILGTPYVENAIKETYCTRVCGDCTYESKEIPAECNRTVEVKPEGEKPVTGRETTHGGHGHHHHGHGHNGNRHGHDHHGERGMGRGHGRDHGAEQQHQHDTEGLQHGQAHMGQQAVQLGQMPQEGQRGHIMQNPUVKGRSRUKVEHSUQWKEGSDLSPSSKASUCUHURRLFGDGVSNEPIGLUHCDEALPASUQUQGLMGLRETUQURSSLADUQQPQPVMUAUPPGVES
- the LOC124034082 gene encoding selenoprotein Pa isoform X1 — its product is MWAGLSLLLALCLLPGGGTESEGEGTRCKQPPGWSIGEVEPMKEVIGQVTVVALLQASULFCLVQASLLDGLRLKLEGQGLENVTYMVVNHQGEQAQRLHTLLRQKLSENITLYKQQPKQEDVWQILAGEKDDFLIYDRCGRLTYHISLPYSILGTPYVENAIKETYCTRVCGDCTYESKEIPAECNRTVEVKPEGEKPVTGRETTHGGHGHHHHGHGHNGNRHGHDHHGERGMGRGHGRDHGAEQQHQHDTEGLQHGQAHMGQQAVQLGQMPQEGQRGHIMQNPUVKGRSRUKVEHSUQWKEGSDLSPSSKASUCUHURRLFGDGVSNEPIGLUHCDEALPASUQUQGLMGLRETUQURSSLADUQQPQPVMUAUPPGVESUGUGLL